The bacterium genome has a window encoding:
- a CDS encoding M1 family aminopeptidase, producing MKTSKIILVLLTAAIPALAREPMESRPVPGFFKPAPVHAKFDSAHQYDVLRYRLAVDLPMTNDSLYGHQDILAVRKTTGDSLILNCVRLEVDSVKLNGSHTGFARSADTLSLTADFAAVGLEQSFKLEIFYRGGNFSKNGANKWGYFWYPQGYDANTLHTSGYTMSEPQDARAWMPCFDEPWDKADSGCSISITLPDSFAAASNGLLQDTLRSGDRLTWRWQEDSAITTYLMCFTASRFSLWSDTAHTVSGRAIPLNYFIWPEDSAQSRTVFATVPGMVRLLDSLFTPYPFSKYGMAAVYPAWFGGMEHQTMTTITRSWLLGNVQKGVIHELAHMWYGDLVTCGTWPDIWLNEGFASYLEAIHYESEKDSVPGNYLNQYFWRALTGNANLYPVYNPPPSLWFDYSLVYNKGAWVLHGLRWVMGDPAFFPMMRAYTDSFANGSAVTAEFQRIAEQHNGSSLQWFFDQWLCRAGHPIYSTAIYYKTQGDSNSAWVKLRQTSTTGELYKMPLALACSTSAGFDSVTVVWDSLTSQDFLVYDDQPIARIKLDQNSWVLKEWTDFLPELWYLDTTTKKYAGSDIRVYWHDFWIDTTCAGYNIYRAENAGGPFARINSNIVLDTVYTDTTTYAGTEYYYAVTAVSSTDTCYETRQSNVLSIVAGQGGVEGDPGNVELITATGLSQNAPNPFKQLTIINYQLTRPGLATIKVYNVQGQLVKTLVNGTQPAGRHQAQWNGRDETGNRTSSGIYFARLEAEGRTITRTLQYIK from the coding sequence ATGAAAACGAGCAAAATCATCCTGGTACTTTTAACGGCCGCCATCCCGGCCCTGGCCCGGGAGCCAATGGAATCCCGCCCGGTTCCGGGCTTCTTTAAGCCTGCTCCAGTTCACGCCAAGTTCGACTCGGCCCATCAGTACGATGTGCTGAGATACCGGCTGGCGGTGGACCTTCCCATGACCAACGACTCGCTCTACGGGCACCAGGACATTCTGGCGGTCCGCAAAACTACCGGGGACAGCCTGATCCTGAACTGCGTCCGGCTGGAGGTGGACTCGGTCAAGCTGAACGGCAGTCACACCGGGTTCGCCCGCAGCGCCGACACCCTGTCCTTGACGGCGGACTTTGCCGCGGTCGGCCTGGAACAAAGCTTTAAGCTGGAGATATTTTACCGGGGCGGTAATTTCTCCAAGAACGGCGCCAACAAATGGGGGTATTTCTGGTATCCCCAGGGCTACGATGCCAATACCTTGCACACCTCCGGTTATACCATGAGCGAGCCCCAGGACGCCCGGGCCTGGATGCCCTGCTTTGACGAGCCCTGGGACAAGGCCGATTCCGGCTGCAGCATCTCCATCACCCTGCCGGACTCCTTTGCCGCGGCCTCCAACGGCCTGCTGCAGGACACCCTGCGCAGCGGGGACCGGCTGACCTGGCGCTGGCAGGAGGATTCGGCCATCACCACCTATCTGATGTGCTTCACTGCCTCGCGTTTTTCCCTGTGGTCGGACACCGCCCATACTGTTTCGGGGAGGGCCATTCCGCTCAATTACTTCATCTGGCCCGAGGATTCCGCGCAATCGCGCACGGTGTTTGCCACCGTGCCGGGGATGGTCCGCCTGCTGGATTCATTGTTTACCCCTTACCCGTTCAGCAAATACGGGATGGCCGCGGTCTATCCCGCCTGGTTCGGTGGGATGGAGCACCAGACCATGACCACCATCACCCGCTCCTGGCTGCTGGGCAACGTCCAGAAGGGGGTGATCCACGAGCTGGCCCACATGTGGTACGGCGACCTGGTGACCTGCGGTACCTGGCCCGATATCTGGCTGAACGAGGGCTTCGCCAGCTATCTGGAGGCCATCCATTACGAATCGGAAAAGGACAGCGTTCCGGGCAATTACCTGAACCAATATTTCTGGAGGGCGCTGACCGGTAACGCCAACCTCTACCCGGTCTACAACCCGCCGCCCAGCCTGTGGTTCGACTATTCCCTGGTCTACAACAAGGGCGCCTGGGTGCTTCACGGTCTGCGCTGGGTGATGGGCGACCCCGCCTTTTTCCCCATGATGAGGGCCTATACCGACAGCTTTGCCAACGGCAGCGCCGTCACCGCCGAATTCCAGAGGATAGCGGAGCAGCATAACGGCTCATCGCTCCAATGGTTCTTTGATCAGTGGCTGTGCCGGGCCGGGCATCCCATCTACTCCACGGCGATCTACTACAAGACTCAAGGCGACAGCAATTCGGCCTGGGTGAAACTTAGGCAGACCTCCACCACCGGAGAACTTTACAAGATGCCGCTGGCCCTGGCCTGCAGCACCTCCGCAGGATTTGACAGCGTGACCGTGGTTTGGGACAGTCTGACCTCGCAGGATTTCCTGGTTTACGATGACCAGCCGATAGCCAGGATCAAGCTGGACCAGAACAGCTGGGTGCTTAAGGAATGGACTGATTTCCTGCCGGAATTATGGTATCTTGACACTACCACAAAAAAATACGCCGGAAGCGACATTCGTGTTTATTGGCATGATTTCTGGATAGACACAACTTGCGCCGGGTACAACATTTACCGGGCCGAAAACGCAGGCGGACCATTTGCCAGGATCAATTCCAATATCGTATTAGACACTGTTTACACCGACACCACCACCTACGCCGGCACCGAGTATTACTATGCAGTAACAGCGGTCAGTTCCACAGACACCTGTTATGAGACCCGCCAGTCCAACGTTCTTTCCATCGTGGCCGGGCAAGGGGGAGTGGAGGGGGATCCAGGCAATGTGGAACTGATAACAGCGACCGGGTTGTCCCAGAACGCTCCCAACCCCTTCAAACAATTAACCATAATCAATTATCAATTAACAAGACCGGGGCTGGCAACCATCAAGGTTTACAACGTCCAGGGACAATTAGTGAAGACCCTGGTCAACGGCACACAGCCGGCGGGCCGGCACCAGGCGCAGTGGAACGGCCGGGATGAAACAGGGAATAGAACTTCCAGCGGGATATATTTCGCCAGGCTGGAGGCAGAGGGCAGAACCATCACCCGGACCCTGCAGTACATTAAATAG
- a CDS encoding RsmE family RNA methyltransferase: protein MAEYFYAPPECVSERQIVITGEEARHIAKVLRHKKGDMLTIVDGQGGEYMCSIATATEHTVTASIVNKLRKSHEPIARVTLAQAVPKGQRMDFAVEKGTELGLFAIIPLITKNSVARPGENDKLLPPLQDEEGPGHKTARWQRISTAAMKQSLRSVLPQISQPEELKDLMQRHKEYDLILLADEGQQKISVASVFKGLAKMPRTVLCLAGPEGGFTQEERALAQKHNAHIVTLGPRRLRAETAGIVLSTLILAQLGELGE from the coding sequence ATGGCAGAATATTTTTACGCTCCGCCGGAGTGCGTCTCCGAGCGGCAGATAGTCATCACCGGCGAGGAGGCCCGGCACATCGCCAAGGTGCTGAGGCACAAGAAGGGCGACATGCTGACCATAGTGGACGGCCAGGGCGGGGAGTACATGTGCTCCATCGCCACGGCCACCGAGCACACGGTGACGGCCAGCATCGTCAACAAGCTGCGCAAGTCACACGAGCCCATCGCCCGGGTCACTTTGGCCCAGGCCGTGCCCAAGGGCCAGCGGATGGATTTCGCGGTGGAGAAGGGGACCGAGCTGGGGCTGTTCGCAATCATTCCGCTGATCACCAAGAACTCGGTGGCCCGGCCCGGCGAGAACGACAAACTGCTGCCGCCGCTGCAGGACGAGGAAGGCCCCGGCCACAAGACCGCCCGCTGGCAGAGGATATCCACGGCGGCCATGAAACAATCACTGCGTTCGGTGCTGCCCCAGATCAGCCAGCCCGAAGAACTCAAGGACCTGATGCAGAGGCACAAGGAATATGACCTGATCCTGCTGGCCGACGAGGGCCAGCAGAAGATCTCGGTGGCCTCGGTTTTCAAGGGGCTGGCCAAAATGCCCCGGACCGTCTTATGCCTGGCCGGCCCCGAAGGCGGGTTCACCCAGGAAGAGAGGGCCCTGGCTCAGAAACATAACGCCCACATCGTCACTCTGGGGCCGCGGCGCCTGAGGGCCGAAACCGCCGGGATCGTGCTGAGCACTTTGATCCTGGCCCAGCTGGGAGAACTGGGAGAATGA
- the dnaJ gene encoding molecular chaperone DnaJ encodes MTPTKNDYYEILGIPKNATEDQVKQAYRNLAKKHHPDMNRENPKAAEEKFKELSEAYEVLMDKQKRANYDQYGHAGVDPSFGRGGFDFGRDFTHADDIQDIFGSMFGGGGGGNSIFDMFFGGQGQGQGARRRGRNERRGGDLQIRLPLTLEEIASGVEKTLQLKRYESCPDCSGSGVKSGADIKECPACKGSGEVRQVSRSVFGQFINVGTCPQCGGEGKIISNPCKGCGGEGRVKKDATIKVKIPGGAADGNYLPLRGQGNIGLRGGPAGDILVYIEEKQHPLFTRHGDDLLVGVSVSYAQAVLGCKIEVPMLNGKAELSIPSGTPSGKVFRMRGKGLPRLNSSGSGDELIKVEVWMPQKLSSEEKKLLKQLEELQKNKVPGACKIDVDAG; translated from the coding sequence ATGACCCCCACCAAAAACGACTACTACGAAATACTGGGCATCCCCAAAAATGCCACAGAAGACCAGGTAAAGCAGGCCTACCGCAATCTGGCCAAGAAGCACCATCCCGACATGAACCGGGAGAACCCCAAGGCGGCCGAGGAGAAGTTCAAGGAGCTCTCGGAAGCCTACGAGGTGCTGATGGACAAGCAGAAGCGGGCCAACTACGACCAGTACGGCCACGCCGGGGTGGACCCCAGCTTCGGCCGGGGCGGCTTCGACTTCGGCCGGGACTTCACCCACGCCGATGACATTCAGGACATCTTCGGCTCCATGTTCGGCGGCGGGGGCGGCGGGAATTCCATCTTCGACATGTTCTTCGGCGGGCAGGGCCAGGGCCAGGGCGCACGGCGGCGGGGCCGGAACGAGCGCCGGGGCGGCGACCTGCAGATCCGCCTGCCCTTGACTCTGGAGGAGATAGCCTCCGGGGTGGAAAAGACCCTGCAGCTCAAGCGCTATGAATCCTGCCCGGATTGCAGCGGCTCGGGGGTCAAGTCCGGGGCGGACATCAAGGAATGCCCGGCCTGCAAGGGCTCGGGCGAGGTGCGCCAGGTCTCGCGCTCGGTGTTCGGCCAGTTCATCAACGTGGGGACCTGCCCCCAGTGCGGGGGCGAGGGCAAGATCATCTCCAATCCCTGCAAGGGCTGCGGGGGCGAGGGCCGGGTAAAGAAGGACGCCACCATCAAGGTCAAGATCCCGGGCGGGGCGGCCGACGGCAACTACCTGCCCCTGCGGGGCCAGGGCAACATCGGATTGCGGGGCGGCCCGGCCGGGGACATCCTGGTCTATATCGAGGAAAAACAGCACCCGCTGTTCACCCGCCACGGCGACGACCTGCTGGTGGGCGTATCGGTCTCATACGCCCAGGCGGTGCTGGGCTGCAAGATAGAGGTGCCGATGCTTAACGGCAAGGCCGAGCTCTCCATCCCCTCCGGCACGCCCTCGGGCAAGGTCTTTAGGATGCGGGGCAAGGGCCTGCCGCGGCTGAACTCCAGCGGCAGCGGCGACGAGCTGATCAAGGTGGAGGTCTGGATGCCGCAGAAGCTTTCCAGCGAGGAGAAGAAGCTGCTGAAACAGCTGGAGGAACTACAGAAGAACAAGGTGCCGGGGGCCTGTAAGATAGATGTGGATGCCGGCTGA